A genomic segment from bacterium encodes:
- the tmk gene encoding dTMP kinase gives MKKGIIVSFEGIDGCGKTTLVKKFYDYLKSQNYDVIILHEPGGTYIGEKIRELLLKKNNKITTFCELFLYLASRAQLIDEKIKKYLMEGKIIILDRYIDSTYAYQGYGRRIPLTLIKRIHKSITRKIFLPDITFLIDEKPENLIEILKKKGKDRIEKESIDFQKKVRNGYLQLARENKRIKVIKRKSEEETFLKVLEKWERFLNESRGSKKFAVKNKRKK, from the coding sequence ATGAAAAAAGGAATTATTGTAAGTTTTGAAGGAATTGATGGATGTGGAAAAACTACTCTTGTAAAAAAATTTTATGATTATCTCAAATCTCAAAATTATGATGTGATTATTTTACACGAACCAGGGGGAACTTATATTGGAGAAAAAATAAGGGAATTGCTTCTTAAAAAAAATAATAAAATAACAACTTTTTGCGAACTTTTTTTATATTTAGCAAGTAGAGCACAATTAATCGACGAAAAAATAAAGAAATATTTGATGGAAGGCAAAATTATAATTCTTGATAGATATATTGATTCCACCTATGCCTATCAGGGGTATGGACGAAGAATTCCTTTAACTTTAATAAAAAGAATACATAAATCCATTACTAGAAAAATTTTTTTACCTGATATTACTTTCTTGATTGATGAAAAACCTGAGAACTTAATTGAGATATTAAAAAAGAAAGGAAAAGATAGAATAGAAAAAGAATCCATTGATTTTCAAAAAAAAGTACGTAATGGATATCTTCAATTAGCCAGAGAAAATAAAAGAATAAAGGTAATAAAAAGAAAAAGCGAAGAAGAAACATTTTTAAAAGTTTTAGAAAAATGGGAGCGATTTTTAAATGAAAGTAGAGGAAGTAAAAAATTTGCTGTTAAAAACAAAAGAAAAAAATAA